From a region of the Actinomycetota bacterium genome:
- a CDS encoding prolipoprotein diacylglyceryl transferase: protein MIAAIPSPSQGVWEIGPVPVRAYALAILAGIVVAIVVASRRWVARGGLPGTVGDVAIWAVPFGIIGGRLYHVITDHQLYFGPDGRGVVATLRIWDGGLGIWGAIALGGVGAWIGCRRRGIPLPPFADALAPGLLLAQAIGRWGNYFNQELFGSPTDLPWGLQIDVAHRPAGFADVATFHPTFLYESLWCLAAAGVVVVADRRFRMGHGRVFALYVALYCAGRLWWELLRIDEANQVLGLRLNVWTAVLVGLGAVVYLVVSARLRPGRETPDQLRGRAAGRQPAAPDEAGPDQPDTEPPGDGAAAPAESARDGAAAPAERFAEGR from the coding sequence CTGATCGCCGCGATTCCCAGCCCGTCGCAGGGCGTCTGGGAGATCGGGCCGGTCCCGGTACGGGCCTACGCCCTGGCGATCCTGGCGGGGATCGTGGTGGCCATCGTCGTCGCGAGCCGGCGCTGGGTGGCCCGGGGCGGCCTGCCCGGCACCGTCGGCGACGTGGCGATCTGGGCCGTGCCGTTCGGGATCATCGGGGGCCGGCTGTACCACGTGATCACCGACCACCAGCTGTACTTCGGTCCCGACGGCCGCGGAGTTGTTGCGACGCTGCGGATCTGGGACGGCGGCCTCGGCATCTGGGGTGCCATCGCGTTGGGCGGCGTCGGCGCCTGGATCGGCTGCCGGCGTCGCGGGATCCCATTGCCGCCGTTCGCCGACGCGCTGGCGCCCGGGCTGCTGCTGGCCCAGGCAATCGGCCGCTGGGGCAACTACTTCAACCAGGAACTGTTCGGTTCGCCGACCGACCTGCCGTGGGGACTGCAGATCGACGTCGCCCATCGTCCGGCCGGTTTCGCCGACGTCGCGACCTTCCACCCGACGTTCCTGTACGAGTCACTGTGGTGCCTGGCCGCGGCCGGTGTCGTGGTCGTCGCCGACCGGCGATTCCGTATGGGACACGGCCGGGTCTTCGCGCTGTACGTCGCCCTCTACTGCGCCGGGCGGCTGTGGTGGGAACTGCTGCGCATCGATGAGGCCAATCAGGTGCTGGGCCTGCGCCTCAACGTCTGGACCGCGGTCCTGGTCGGCCTCGGCGCGGTGGTGTACCTCGTGGTGAGTGCCCGGCTGCGACCCGGCCGTGAGACACCCGACCAGCTGCGCGGCCGTGCCGCCGGGCGCCAGCCTGCCGCGCCGGACGAGGCCGGCCCGGACCAGCCGGACACCGAGCCTCCCGGGGACGGTGCGGCTGCGCCGGCCGAATCCGCCCGAGACGGTGCTGCCGCGCCGGCCGAGCGGTTCGCTGAGGGGCGCTGA
- a CDS encoding transcriptional regulator: MATDYAKALGSRLRAIRQQQGLSLHGVEERSDGRWKAVVVGSYERGDRAVTVQKLAELADFYGVPVSELLPDGSPNSAAEPPPRLVIDLERLGQVPAEKAGPLARYAAAIQAQRGDYNGRILSIRQDDLRTLAVIYDEPPSMLADQLIAWGVLNPEARHALD; encoded by the coding sequence ATGGCCACCGACTACGCGAAGGCGCTGGGCTCACGGCTGCGCGCCATCCGCCAGCAGCAGGGCTTGTCGCTGCACGGTGTCGAGGAACGGTCCGACGGCCGCTGGAAGGCGGTCGTCGTCGGGTCCTACGAACGCGGCGACCGCGCCGTCACGGTGCAGAAGCTCGCCGAGCTCGCCGACTTCTACGGCGTACCGGTCTCCGAACTGCTCCCGGACGGTTCCCCGAACTCCGCCGCCGAACCGCCTCCGCGACTGGTCATCGACCTGGAACGGTTGGGTCAGGTCCCGGCCGAGAAGGCCGGGCCGCTGGCGCGGTACGCCGCTGCCATCCAAGCGCAGCGCGGCGACTACAACGGACGGATCCTGTCCATCCGTCAGGACGACCTGCGCACCCTGGCGGTCATCTACGACGAGCCGCCGAGCATGCTCGCCGACCAACTCATCGCCTGGGGAGTCCTCAACCCCGAGGCCCGGCACGCCCTGGACTGA
- a CDS encoding DoxX family membrane protein, whose product MSPVVPPYAGRRTWGNPWLGTLARLVLAAVLLYAGLAKLFAPQGARDAILAYRIFPASWADALGWGLPVLEVLLGIALLAGLFTRLAAAVTAVLMIGFVAGIVSVWVRGYSIDCGCFGGGGDVATDGLVWRYTSEIARDLLFLGLACWLVAWPRTRLSLAGPGQPVTGEPAAEHAEAVSA is encoded by the coding sequence GTGAGCCCGGTCGTGCCGCCGTACGCCGGTCGCCGGACCTGGGGCAACCCCTGGCTCGGGACGCTCGCCCGGCTGGTGCTGGCCGCCGTGCTGCTGTACGCCGGGCTGGCGAAGCTCTTCGCACCGCAAGGCGCCCGTGACGCGATCCTCGCCTACCGGATCTTCCCGGCGTCGTGGGCGGACGCGCTCGGCTGGGGCCTGCCGGTGCTGGAGGTGCTGCTCGGCATCGCGTTGCTGGCCGGGCTGTTCACCCGGCTCGCGGCGGCCGTCACCGCCGTGCTCATGATCGGTTTCGTCGCCGGCATCGTCAGTGTCTGGGTGCGCGGCTACTCCATCGACTGCGGCTGCTTCGGCGGGGGTGGTGACGTCGCCACCGACGGCCTCGTCTGGCGCTACACCTCGGAGATCGCGCGGGACCTGCTCTTCCTCGGCCTGGCCTGCTGGCTGGTGGCCTGGCCGCGCACGCGGCTGTCGCTGGCCGGTCCGGGCCAGCCGGTCACCGGCGAGCCGGCCGCCGAGCACGCCGAGGCGGTGTCGGCATGA
- the pyk gene encoding pyruvate kinase — translation MRRAKIVCTMGPSTGTLAAIRDLVDAGMDVARLNLSHGSYADHEQAYARIRQVADETGRGVGVLVDLQGPKIRLGRFATGSAHLEPGALFTITTEDVAGDEDCCSTTYSGLTRDVAAGDTILVDDGRVALEVVEVVGARVVTKVIEGGPVSDHKGINLPGVAVSVPALSDKDIEDLRWALRTGVDLIALSFVRSAADMDDVVRVMDSEGVRIPILAKVEKPQAVENLADIVAAFDGVMVARGDLGVELPLEQVPLVQKRAIALCRAAGKPVIVATQMLDSMISASRPTRAEASDVANAVLDGADALMLSGETSVGVHPGLVVRTMARIIAHVEDEALDRLARLEPDPPGSTARALTAAAVSVGEAVSATYLIAFTETGVSARLIARHRTSIPLLAFTPNPRVRSQLSLVWGVETFLVPQVTHTDDMVEQVDATLMEIGRATYGDRVVFVAGVPPGIPGTTNGMRVHRMGSGSAER, via the coding sequence ATGCGCCGCGCGAAGATCGTCTGCACGATGGGGCCGTCGACCGGCACGCTGGCAGCGATCCGCGACCTCGTCGACGCCGGCATGGATGTGGCCCGGCTCAACCTGTCGCACGGCAGCTATGCCGACCACGAGCAGGCGTACGCCCGGATCCGGCAGGTCGCCGACGAGACCGGCCGCGGTGTGGGCGTCCTGGTCGACCTGCAGGGCCCGAAGATCCGCCTCGGCCGCTTCGCCACGGGATCGGCACACCTGGAACCGGGGGCCCTCTTCACCATCACGACCGAAGACGTGGCCGGCGACGAAGACTGTTGTTCCACCACGTATTCGGGCCTGACCCGTGACGTCGCGGCGGGCGACACGATCCTGGTCGACGACGGTCGCGTCGCCCTGGAAGTGGTGGAGGTCGTCGGCGCCCGGGTGGTCACCAAGGTCATCGAAGGCGGCCCGGTGTCCGACCACAAGGGGATCAACCTTCCCGGGGTGGCGGTGTCCGTGCCGGCGTTGTCGGACAAGGACATCGAGGACCTGCGGTGGGCGCTGCGTACCGGGGTGGACCTGATCGCGCTGTCATTCGTCCGTTCAGCGGCGGACATGGACGACGTCGTCCGCGTCATGGATTCCGAGGGCGTCCGCATCCCGATCCTGGCCAAGGTCGAGAAGCCACAGGCGGTGGAGAACCTCGCCGACATCGTGGCCGCCTTCGACGGCGTGATGGTCGCTCGCGGCGACCTCGGCGTGGAGTTACCGCTGGAACAGGTGCCGTTGGTGCAGAAGCGGGCCATCGCGTTGTGCCGGGCCGCCGGCAAACCGGTCATCGTCGCCACACAGATGCTCGACTCGATGATCTCGGCGAGCCGGCCGACCCGGGCGGAGGCCAGCGACGTGGCCAACGCGGTGCTCGACGGTGCCGACGCCCTCATGCTGTCCGGCGAGACCAGCGTGGGCGTGCATCCCGGCCTCGTCGTACGCACGATGGCGCGCATCATCGCGCACGTCGAGGACGAGGCCCTGGACCGGTTGGCGCGGCTGGAGCCCGACCCGCCCGGATCCACCGCGCGCGCGCTGACCGCGGCGGCGGTCAGCGTCGGTGAGGCGGTCAGCGCGACGTACCTGATCGCGTTCACCGAAACTGGAGTTTCGGCCCGCCTGATCGCCCGCCACCGCACGTCCATCCCGCTGCTGGCCTTCACGCCGAACCCGCGGGTACGCAGCCAGTTGTCGCTGGTGTGGGGCGTCGAGACGTTCCTGGTACCGCAGGTCACCCACACCGACGACATGGTCGAACAGGTCGACGCCACCCTCATGGAGATCGGACGGGCGACGTACGGCGACCGCGTGGTGTTCGTCGCCGGTGTCCCACCCGGGATCCCCGGCACCACCAACGGTATGCGGGTCCACCGGATGGGTTCCGGCTCCGCCGAACGCTGA
- a CDS encoding glutamate synthase subunit beta produces MADPRGFLTTGRELPTRRPVDVRISDWREVYEPFSTDRVERQAGRCMDCGIPFCHNGCPLGNLIPEWNDLVWRSDWAAAAERLHATNNFPEFTGRLCPAPCETACVLGINQDPVTIKQVEVSIVDRAWESGWITPQPPGRVSTRTVAVVGSGPAGLAAAQQLARAGHTVAVYERADRIGGLLRYGIPEFKMEKHHLDRRLEQLTAEGVRLRPGVDVGTDVTGEYLRAKYDAIVLAVGATASRDLPVPGRELAGIHQAMEFLPLANRVSAGDAQDTPIDAAGRHVVIIGGGDTGADCLGTSHRQGAASVTQLEILPTPSDQRPAAQPWPTYPAVYRVSSAHEEGGDRIFAVSTKAFLADSAGRVRALQVVEVEFVDGSFREVPGSSREIRADLVLLAMGFTGPERGPLLEQLGVELDDRGNILRDNDYASTVPGVYVAGDAGRGQSLIVWAIAEGRAAAAAVDRYLTGSTNLPSPISPSTRPLVV; encoded by the coding sequence ATGGCTGACCCCCGCGGGTTCCTGACGACCGGTCGCGAGCTACCGACCCGGCGACCGGTGGACGTCCGGATCTCCGACTGGCGCGAGGTGTACGAGCCGTTCTCGACCGATCGGGTCGAACGGCAGGCCGGTCGCTGCATGGACTGCGGGATCCCGTTCTGTCACAACGGTTGTCCGCTGGGAAACCTGATCCCCGAATGGAACGACCTGGTCTGGCGTAGCGACTGGGCTGCCGCGGCCGAACGGCTGCACGCCACCAACAACTTCCCGGAGTTCACCGGCCGGCTGTGCCCGGCACCGTGCGAGACGGCGTGCGTGCTGGGGATCAACCAGGACCCGGTCACCATCAAGCAGGTCGAGGTCTCGATCGTCGACCGGGCCTGGGAGTCGGGCTGGATCACCCCCCAGCCGCCCGGGCGGGTTTCCACCCGCACCGTCGCGGTCGTCGGCTCTGGGCCGGCGGGGCTGGCTGCCGCGCAACAACTGGCGCGCGCCGGGCACACCGTCGCGGTGTACGAGCGTGCCGACCGCATCGGCGGGCTGCTGCGATACGGCATCCCCGAGTTCAAGATGGAGAAGCACCATCTTGACCGCCGGCTGGAGCAGCTGACGGCCGAAGGCGTACGGCTGCGGCCCGGCGTCGACGTCGGCACCGACGTGACGGGGGAGTACCTGCGAGCCAAGTACGACGCGATCGTGCTGGCGGTCGGCGCGACGGCATCTCGCGACCTGCCCGTGCCAGGCCGGGAACTGGCCGGCATCCACCAGGCGATGGAGTTCCTGCCGCTGGCTAACCGGGTGTCGGCCGGCGACGCTCAGGACACCCCGATCGACGCCGCCGGGCGGCATGTGGTCATCATCGGTGGCGGCGACACCGGGGCGGACTGCCTCGGGACGTCGCACCGGCAGGGCGCAGCGTCGGTCACCCAGCTGGAGATCCTGCCGACGCCGTCCGACCAGCGTCCGGCGGCGCAGCCGTGGCCGACGTATCCGGCCGTCTACCGGGTATCCAGCGCGCACGAGGAAGGCGGCGATCGCATCTTCGCGGTGTCCACCAAGGCGTTCCTCGCCGACTCCGCGGGCCGGGTCCGCGCGCTGCAGGTGGTCGAGGTGGAGTTCGTTGACGGCAGCTTCCGCGAGGTGCCGGGTAGTTCGCGGGAGATCCGGGCCGACCTGGTCCTGCTCGCCATGGGGTTCACCGGGCCCGAGCGCGGTCCGCTCCTCGAGCAGCTCGGCGTCGAGCTCGACGATCGGGGAAATATCTTGCGGGACAACGACTATGCCTCGACAGTTCCGGGTGTCTACGTCGCCGGCGACGCCGGCCGTGGGCAGTCGCTCATCGTGTGGGCGATAGCCGAGGGGCGCGCCGCAGCCGCGGCGGTCGATCGCTACCTGACCGGCAGCACGAACCTGCCTTCGCCGATTTCGCCTTCGACGCGCCCGCTCGTGGTCTGA
- a CDS encoding glutamate synthase large subunit, protein MRSARPAPQGRSARPAPQGRSARPAPQGLYDGQHEHDACGVAFVAQLDGTASHTIVAQAITALENLDHRGASGAEPDSGDGAGILVQVPDAFLRAVTGFPLPAAGEYAVGTAFVVADDAAEDAAIAAVERIAKEEDLVVLGWRELPVDASSLGQTSREVMPRFRQLFVAAASGAGGMELERQAFCLRKRAEREADVYFPSLSARTIVYKGMLTTAQLAAFYPDLSDERFASAIGLVHSRFSTNTFPSWPLSHPYRLIAHNGEINTVRGNRNWMHAREAMLTSSQLPGDLTRLFPVCTPGASDSASFDEVLELLHLGGRSLPHAVLMMIPEAWENHEEMDEARRAFYEFHATFMEPWDGPANVCFTDGRLIGAVLDRNGLRPGRFWVTDDGLVVLGSEAGVLDIDPARVVRKGRLQPGRMFLVDTDAGRIIEDDEIKAELAAAQPYAEWLHAGIIHLDELPEREHVVVTAASVVRRQQTFGYTEEELRVLLTPMARTGAEPIGSMGTDSPIAVLSERPRLVFDYFTQLFAQVTNPPLDAIREEIVTSLQSYLGPEGNLLEVAPAHARQLLLPFPVIDNDELAKIVHINADGNLPGFAAAKVSGLYRVAGGGPALERRLQEIFHEVDALIRQGNRVIVLTDRDADVELAPIPSLLLCAAVHHHLVREKTRTMVGLVVEAGDVREVHHVALLIGYGAAAVNPYLAMETVEDLVHREVITGISPEKAQRNLVKALGKGVLKVMSKMGVSTVASYRGAQIFECVGLSHDVVDRYFTGTSSTLGGVGLDVLAAEVSRRHQVAYPPSGVAPAHRSLEVGGEYQWRREGEPHLFDPETVFRLQHSTRAKRFDVFQQYTARVNEQSERLMTLRGLFRFRAGVRPPVPLSEVEPVSEIVKRFSTGAMSYGSISQEAHETLAIAMNRLGGKSNTGEGGEDPERFVPAPNGDSKRSAVKQVASGRFGVTSHYLVNADDIQIKMAQGAKPGEGGQLPGHKVYPWVAKTRHSTPGVGLISPPPHHDIYSIEDLAQLIHDLKNANPRARVHVKLVAEVGVGTVAAGVSKAHADVVLISGHDGGTGAAPLTSLKHAGSPWELGLAETQQTLLLNGLRDRIVVQADGQLKTGRDVLVAALLGAEEFGFATAPLVVSGCIMMRVCHLDTCPVGIATQNPVLRERFSGKPEFVETFFEYIAEEVRAGLAELGFRTVAEAVGHAEVLDVAAAVDHWKAAGLDLTAILHVPELDEAQARRQVIRQDHGLDRALDNELIALCQAALESGDPVRAQLAVRNVNRTVGTMLGSEVTRRHGGDGLPDGTIDLTLVGSGGQSFGAFLPRGITLRLEGDANDYVGKGLSGGRIVVRPDRAARFAAERNIIAGNVIGYGATSGEVFLRGLVGERFCVRNSGALAVVEGVGDHGCEYMTGGTAVVLGPTGRNFAAGMSGGVAYVLDLVPGRVNPDMVDIDPLDDADRAALLGHIRAHADETGSRVAEGLLASWPESVERFSKIMPKDYKRVLQAQEAAERAGRDVLEAIMEASHG, encoded by the coding sequence ATGCGCAGTGCTCGTCCGGCTCCCCAGGGTCGCAGTGCTCGTCCGGCTCCCCAGGGTCGCAGTGCTCGTCCGGCTCCCCAGGGCCTCTACGACGGCCAGCACGAGCACGACGCGTGCGGCGTGGCCTTCGTCGCGCAGCTGGACGGCACGGCGTCGCACACGATCGTCGCGCAGGCGATCACGGCACTGGAGAACCTCGACCATCGCGGTGCCTCCGGGGCCGAGCCCGACTCCGGCGACGGGGCCGGCATCCTGGTCCAGGTGCCCGACGCGTTCCTGCGCGCGGTCACCGGTTTCCCCCTGCCGGCAGCCGGTGAGTACGCGGTCGGCACGGCGTTCGTCGTGGCCGACGACGCCGCCGAGGACGCGGCCATCGCCGCGGTCGAGCGCATCGCCAAGGAAGAGGACCTCGTCGTCCTCGGCTGGCGCGAGCTGCCGGTCGACGCCAGCTCGCTCGGGCAGACCTCGCGCGAGGTCATGCCGCGCTTCCGGCAGCTGTTCGTCGCCGCGGCCAGCGGCGCCGGCGGCATGGAGCTGGAGCGTCAGGCGTTCTGCTTGCGCAAGCGGGCCGAGCGTGAGGCGGACGTCTACTTCCCGTCGCTGTCGGCCCGCACGATCGTCTACAAGGGGATGCTGACCACCGCGCAACTCGCCGCGTTCTACCCCGACCTGTCCGACGAGCGGTTCGCCAGCGCCATCGGCCTGGTGCATTCCCGGTTCTCCACCAACACGTTCCCGTCGTGGCCGTTGTCGCACCCGTACCGGTTGATCGCCCACAACGGCGAGATCAACACCGTGCGCGGCAACCGCAACTGGATGCACGCCCGCGAGGCGATGCTGACCTCGTCGCAGCTGCCGGGTGACCTCACCCGGCTGTTCCCGGTCTGTACGCCGGGAGCCAGCGACTCCGCGTCGTTCGACGAGGTGCTGGAACTGCTGCACCTCGGTGGCCGCAGCCTGCCGCACGCGGTCCTCATGATGATCCCGGAAGCCTGGGAGAACCACGAGGAGATGGACGAGGCACGGCGAGCGTTCTACGAGTTCCACGCGACGTTCATGGAGCCGTGGGACGGGCCGGCGAACGTGTGCTTCACCGACGGGCGGCTCATCGGGGCGGTGCTGGACCGCAACGGTTTGCGGCCGGGTCGCTTCTGGGTCACCGACGACGGCCTCGTGGTGCTCGGCTCCGAGGCGGGGGTGCTCGACATCGACCCGGCGCGGGTGGTGCGCAAGGGCAGGCTGCAACCGGGCCGGATGTTCCTGGTGGACACCGATGCCGGGCGAATCATCGAGGACGACGAGATCAAGGCCGAACTCGCTGCGGCACAGCCGTATGCGGAGTGGCTGCACGCGGGCATCATCCACCTGGACGAACTGCCCGAGCGCGAGCACGTCGTGGTCACCGCGGCGTCGGTGGTACGCCGGCAGCAGACCTTCGGCTACACCGAGGAGGAGCTGCGGGTCCTGCTGACGCCGATGGCCCGGACCGGTGCCGAACCGATCGGTTCGATGGGGACCGACAGCCCCATCGCGGTTCTCAGCGAGCGGCCGCGGCTGGTGTTCGACTACTTCACCCAACTGTTCGCCCAGGTGACGAATCCTCCGCTGGACGCGATCCGCGAGGAGATCGTGACGTCGCTGCAGAGCTATCTCGGGCCCGAGGGGAACCTGCTGGAGGTCGCCCCGGCGCACGCCCGGCAGCTGTTGTTGCCGTTCCCGGTCATCGACAACGACGAACTCGCGAAGATCGTGCACATCAATGCGGACGGCAACCTGCCCGGCTTCGCCGCGGCCAAGGTTTCCGGGCTCTACCGGGTCGCTGGTGGCGGTCCGGCGCTCGAACGGCGGCTGCAGGAGATCTTCCACGAGGTCGACGCGCTGATCCGGCAAGGCAACCGCGTCATCGTCCTGACCGACCGGGACGCCGACGTCGAACTCGCGCCGATCCCGTCATTACTGTTGTGCGCCGCCGTACATCACCATCTGGTCCGCGAGAAGACCCGCACCATGGTCGGCCTGGTCGTCGAGGCCGGCGACGTGCGCGAGGTGCACCACGTCGCCCTGCTGATCGGCTACGGCGCGGCCGCGGTGAACCCCTACCTGGCGATGGAGACCGTCGAGGACCTGGTCCACCGCGAGGTCATCACCGGGATCTCGCCGGAGAAGGCGCAGCGCAACCTGGTGAAGGCGCTGGGCAAGGGTGTGCTGAAGGTGATGTCGAAGATGGGCGTCTCCACGGTGGCGTCCTACCGGGGCGCGCAGATCTTCGAGTGTGTCGGTCTGTCCCACGACGTGGTCGACCGCTACTTCACCGGGACGTCATCGACCCTCGGCGGGGTCGGCCTGGACGTGCTGGCCGCCGAGGTGTCTCGTCGGCACCAGGTGGCCTACCCGCCCAGCGGCGTCGCGCCGGCCCACCGCAGCCTGGAGGTCGGCGGGGAGTATCAGTGGCGGCGCGAAGGCGAGCCGCACCTGTTCGACCCCGAGACGGTGTTCCGGCTGCAGCACTCCACCCGCGCGAAGCGGTTCGACGTGTTCCAGCAGTACACCGCCAGGGTCAACGAACAGTCCGAGCGCCTCATGACCTTGCGCGGCCTGTTCCGGTTCCGGGCCGGCGTACGGCCGCCCGTGCCGCTGTCGGAGGTCGAACCGGTCAGCGAGATCGTGAAGCGGTTCTCCACCGGAGCGATGTCGTACGGCTCGATCTCGCAGGAGGCGCACGAGACGCTGGCCATCGCGATGAACCGGTTGGGGGGCAAGTCCAACACCGGCGAAGGCGGCGAGGACCCGGAGCGGTTCGTCCCCGCCCCGAACGGGGATTCGAAGCGCTCGGCGGTCAAGCAGGTCGCCTCCGGACGGTTCGGCGTGACCAGTCACTACCTGGTGAACGCCGATGACATCCAGATCAAGATGGCGCAGGGCGCCAAGCCCGGTGAGGGCGGTCAGCTGCCCGGACACAAGGTGTATCCCTGGGTCGCCAAGACACGGCATTCGACGCCCGGGGTCGGGCTGATCTCCCCGCCGCCGCATCACGACATCTACTCGATCGAAGACCTCGCCCAGCTCATCCACGACCTCAAGAACGCCAACCCGCGCGCCCGCGTCCACGTCAAACTCGTCGCCGAAGTCGGAGTCGGCACCGTGGCGGCCGGGGTGTCCAAGGCCCACGCCGACGTCGTGTTGATCTCCGGGCACGACGGGGGCACCGGCGCTGCGCCGTTGACCAGCCTCAAGCACGCCGGGTCGCCGTGGGAGCTCGGGCTGGCAGAGACGCAGCAGACGTTGCTGCTCAACGGGTTGCGCGACCGCATCGTCGTGCAGGCCGATGGCCAGCTGAAGACCGGGCGCGACGTCCTGGTGGCGGCGCTGCTGGGTGCCGAGGAGTTCGGCTTCGCCACGGCGCCGCTGGTGGTGTCCGGCTGCATCATGATGCGGGTATGCCACCTCGACACCTGCCCGGTCGGCATCGCCACCCAGAACCCGGTGCTGCGCGAGCGGTTCTCGGGCAAGCCTGAGTTCGTCGAGACGTTCTTCGAGTACATCGCCGAGGAGGTCCGGGCCGGCCTCGCCGAACTCGGCTTCCGCACCGTGGCCGAGGCGGTCGGCCACGCCGAGGTGCTCGACGTCGCCGCGGCGGTGGACCACTGGAAGGCCGCCGGCCTGGACCTGACGGCGATCCTGCACGTCCCCGAACTCGACGAGGCCCAGGCTCGTCGCCAGGTCATCCGCCAGGACCACGGCCTGGATCGCGCCCTGGACAACGAACTCATCGCGTTGTGCCAGGCCGCGCTGGAGTCCGGCGACCCGGTCCGGGCACAACTGGCGGTTCGCAACGTCAACCGGACCGTCGGCACGATGCTCGGCTCGGAAGTCACCCGTCGGCACGGCGGGGACGGGTTGCCCGACGGCACGATCGATCTCACGCTGGTCGGGTCCGGCGGGCAGTCGTTCGGTGCGTTCCTGCCGCGCGGTATCACGCTGCGGCTGGAGGGCGACGCCAACGACTACGTGGGCAAGGGCCTGTCCGGCGGCCGGATCGTCGTCCGTCCGGACCGGGCTGCCAGGTTTGCCGCCGAACGAAACATCATCGCCGGCAACGTGATCGGCTACGGCGCGACGTCCGGGGAGGTCTTCCTGCGTGGTCTGGTCGGCGAACGTTTCTGCGTCCGCAACTCCGGCGCGCTGGCAGTCGTGGAAGGCGTCGGCGACCACGGGTGTGAGTACATGACCGGCGGTACGGCCGTCGTGCTCGGGCCGACCGGCCGCAACTTCGCCGCCGGGATGTCCGGGGGCGTCGCCTACGTCCTCGACCTGGTGCCGGGTCGGGTCAACCCCGACATGGTCGACATCGACCCGCTCGACGACGCCGACCGCGCGGCTCTGCTGGGCCATATCCGTGCGCACGCCGACGAGACCGGTTCCCGGGTCGCCGAGGGGCTATTGGCTTCGTGGCCGGAGTCCGTGGAGCGGTTCAGCAAGATCATGCCCAAGGACTACAAGCGGGTGTTGCAGGCGCAGGAGGCGGCCGAGCGAGCAGGCCGCGACGTGCTCGAGGCGATCATGGAGGCTTCCCATGGCTGA
- a CDS encoding tryptophan synthase subunit alpha gives MPYRGHHPGHRERPRAGRRDAAGPRAGAGRPDPGEPVRPGRQGCRDGRSVVRPDRRHRGSRVTGLAAVFAAARAEGRAALIGYLPAGFPSYDGAVRVVTAMVAAGVDIVEIGLPYSDPLMDGPVIQAAAEQALRNGTTTSDVLATVQAVASTGAPTLVMSYWNPVERYGVEEFADGLAAAGGTGVITPDLTPEEAGPWIAATDRAGIDRIFLAAPSSTDTRLSVVAQVSTGFVYAASTMGVTGARDAVSDAAPRLVGRLREVTDRPVAVGLGVSTGAQAAAVAQFADGVIVGSAFVRRVAAAATLAEAVAGVSALAAQLADGVRAAAMR, from the coding sequence GTGCCGTACCGAGGGCATCATCCCGGCCATCGAGAGCGCCCACGGGCTGGCCGGCGCGATGCGGCTGGGCCGCGAGCTGGGGCCGGACGCCCTGATCCTGGTGAACCTGTCCGGCCGGGGCGACAAGGATGTCGAGACGGCCGCTCGGTGGTTCGACCTGACCGGCGACATCGAGGTTCGCGGGTGACCGGGCTCGCGGCGGTCTTCGCCGCGGCCCGCGCCGAGGGCCGCGCCGCGCTGATCGGTTACCTGCCGGCCGGTTTCCCGTCGTACGACGGCGCGGTTCGCGTGGTGACGGCGATGGTGGCCGCCGGAGTCGACATCGTGGAGATCGGGCTGCCGTACTCCGATCCGCTGATGGACGGGCCGGTCATCCAGGCGGCCGCCGAACAGGCGCTGCGGAACGGCACCACGACCAGCGACGTCCTTGCCACTGTGCAGGCAGTCGCGTCCACCGGCGCCCCGACCCTGGTGATGTCGTACTGGAATCCGGTGGAGCGCTACGGCGTCGAGGAGTTCGCCGACGGACTGGCTGCGGCCGGCGGCACCGGCGTCATCACGCCCGACCTGACGCCCGAAGAGGCCGGCCCCTGGATCGCCGCCACCGACCGTGCCGGGATCGACCGGATCTTCCTGGCCGCGCCGTCGTCCACCGACACTCGGTTGTCGGTGGTGGCACAGGTCAGCACCGGCTTCGTCTACGCGGCCTCGACCATGGGAGTGACCGGCGCTCGCGACGCGGTCTCCGACGCCGCGCCGCGGCTGGTCGGCCGCCTGCGCGAGGTCACCGACCGGCCGGTGGCGGTCGGCCTCGGGGTGTCGACCGGCGCCCAGGCCGCCGCGGTCGCCCAGTTCGCCGACGGCGTCATCGTCGGCTCGGCATTCGTCCGCCGGGTGGCGGCCGCCGCGACGCTGGCCGAGGCGGTCGCGGGCGTCAGTGCGCTGGCCGCCCAGCTCGCCGACGGCGTGCGCGCCGCGGCGATGCGGTGA